GCTATCTAAAGTAAAATGATAATAGTCAAAACCATTTTTAATAGAGTCACGGTCCTGATCATAGTAAGTGAAGGTGGCATTTTTAAGCGTGAGGTGATCAAGAGAAAGATACTGGCGTTTGTTGGTCTGTTTTCTTATGCGCGCCTTAAGCCTTCTGATCAGCTCATTGATATTTAAAGTTTTTACTGTATCATCAATGGTGATCTTGGTCAGGTAAACATGTGCGTCATTAATGACTATGTCATCGATATTGTGATCTTCTTTATTGAGTACGGCTTTTATATTAAAGTCAATTTCTATCTCTCCGGTATAGATGAGCCTGTTACCTTCAGGGTCAATCACTCTAAGTCCTTCAACATCAACAAGATCAAACCAATTGATCGCCACATGTTCAACGGTAATATTGTAACCGGTTATGCCGGAGTAGTGTTTGGACAGGTAATTGACTATTTTGGTCTGGACGTATGGTACCTGTATTGCACCCGCGACAAGGGCCAATAAAAAGAAAACAGAGAGTATGAACCAAAGTATTGCCTTAACAATACGTTTTTTAATAACTTGCGCCAAAATTTAAAAACAATGAAGCCTACCATACTTGCCATAGAATCATCTTGCGATGAAACATCCGCTGCAATTATTAAAAATGGCAAAGTAGTCAATAATATAATTGCAACGCAATCAGTACACAAAAAATATGGAGGAGTAGTTCCCGAATTAGCTTCCAGAGCTCATCAACAAAATATTGTACCTGTTATAAAGGAGGCCATGGACCATGCCGGCATAACCAAACATGACCTGAATGCGGTGGCATTCACCCGTGGCCCCGGGTTGTTAGGGGCCTTGCTTGTAGGCACTTCGTTTGCCAAATCGATGGCCATGGGACTGAATATACCTCTAATTGAGGTCAACCATATGCAGGCCCATATATTGGCACATTTTATTGATGATCCTAAGCCAAGGTTCCCGTTTCTCTGTCTGACAGTTAGTGGTGGGCATACACAAATAGTTTTAGTGAGGGATTTTCTTGAAATGGAGGTGATTGGTGAGACGCAGGATGATGCCGTAGGAGAGGCATTTGATAAATGTGCCAAGCTCATGGATTTTCCTTATCCCGGAGGGCCGCTTATTGATAAATATGCTAAAGAGGGTGACCCGTTGGCCTATGAATTTCCCGAAACGGAGATGCAAGGACTTAATTTTTCTTTTAGTGGCATTAAAACCGCATTTCTTTATTTTTTAAGAGATAATAAAGCGAAAGACCCGGAATTTGTTAATAAAAACGTCAATAATATCTGTGCGAGCCTTCAGCACAGCCTGGTAAAGATGCTGATGCAGAAGTTAAAAAGAGCAAGCAATGAATCAGGAATTAAGGAAATAGCAATTGCCGGAGGTGTATCGGCCAACAGTGGTTTAAGAACTGAGCTTACAAACCTGGCCAGCGAAAAAGGTTGGAATGTATATATACCCGATTTTCAGTACTGTACTGATAATGCGGGGATGATTGCTATGGCGGCGCACTATAAATACCTCACGGGGCATTTCAGCTCGCTGGACGTTAGCCCGGAAGCGCGTATGAAAATCTGAAATTATGAAAGCGATTTTTAAACCCGGGGATAAAAAAAAGTACACGGTCAGGATAACAAAACAGGATGTTGCTGCTTTTCATAATGAAGTAGTGCACGAGGTATGTTCAACTTTTGCCCTGGCCCGGGAGATAGAATGGTCTACCCGCCTTTTTGTGCTGGAGATGAAAGAGGAAATGGAGGAGGGGATTGGTACCAGGCTGGAAATAAACCATAAAGGTCCTGCGTTTGTTGGAGAAACATTAAGCATAGAAGCTACTGTTGAGCGCATTGAGAAAAATGAGTTGCTCTGTTCATACATTGCACGTGTGGGTGACAGACTGGTTGCCGAAGGAGTGACCGGTCAAAAAGTACTGCCTAAAAAGAAGATTAAAGAAATATTTGAGAAGGCAGCAGATGTATAATATGTGATTTAAAAAATCTCATAAATCACGACTTCTATAATTTTAAAATAATAAACATTCTCTACCTTTGAACCACTATGGCGAAAGAAAAGTCAAGATTTTCAAATAATATTAATATAAAGAATCGAAAAGCTCGACATGAATATGAGTTTGTGGACACGTATGTGGCCGGAGTTGCCCTCAAGGGTACTGAGATAAAATCAATAAGAGAAGGTAAGGTAAACCTGATGGATGGCTATTGCTATTTCAACCGGGGAGAGCTTTACGTTAAAGGAATTCATATTTCTCCTTACGCTCAGGGATCGTTTTATAATCATGAGACTACCCGTGAAAGAAAGCTGCTGTTGCATAAAAGAGAGCTTACGAAGTTGGAAAGTCAGATTAATGAAAAGGGATTGACCATTATACCATCACGTCTTTTTATTAATGATCGTGGACTGGCTAAGCTGGAAATAGCGGTTGCCAAGGGTAAGAAGCTTCATGACAAAAGAGACAGCATCAAGGAAAAAGATGTTAAACGCGAACTTGAACGTATTAAGTACTAATCTGCTATGGAAATAGATGAGAAAGGTATTTGCCGCCTGAGTGTAATTCCGGTGAGGGCGCATGCCAGTGATAAATCAGAACAGGTTACACAGCTATTGTTTGGCGACCATTATACGATTAACCAGGTTTCGGAAGACAGGAAATGGTTGAGAATAGAAATGTATTTTGATAAATACATAGGCTGGATAGATGTAAAACAACATTATGCCATTTCTGAAGCATATTTCAACCAAATCAATGGTGCGGATTACAAGATATGCACTGACCTGACTTCAAGCATACTTTATAATAAGCATCATATCAGTATAGTGATTGGCAGTATTCTGCCTATATCCACCAACGAACTCTTTAAAATGGAAGAGCAGCTGGCTTTTAACGGCGATAGCAAAAGTCTGAGCCAGAAACGGGAATATGAATATCTTAAACAGATAGCCAAGAAGTATCTCAATGCTCCGTATGCCTGGGGAGGTCGCTCTCCGTTTGGAATAGACTGCTCAGGCCTGGTGCAGAATGTTTTCCGTATATGCGGCTATGCTTTGCCTCGTGATGCATCTCAGCAGGTACGTAGCGGAGTGGCTGTAGCTTCTACGGATGAAAGTATGCCCGGGGACCTTGCGTTTTTTTCAGGAGAAAATGGAAATATCACACACGTGGGTATTGTGCTGGAAGATGGTCAGATTATCCATGCCTCGGGCAGAGTCAGGATCGACAACCTGGACACAAGAGGCATAGTGGATGCGCAGTCAGGACAGGTGACGCATATCTTCTCAACGCTCAGAAGGGTCATTAAAGAATAATTTTATAGGCGGTTTTGTTTTAAAACCAGATTGGGTTTATCTTAATAGGATGAACCGCAAGGTATTGGTATTGAATCAGGACAACAGCCCCATATCGGTTTGCACGGTTCAGCGTGCTTTTTTACTGACCTATCTCAGAAAAACTGAGCTGGTAGAGGCTGCTAATGGATACAAAATAAACTCTGTATCCCAGAGCTTTCCTATGCCTTCGGTGATCAGGCTCACCAAATATGTTAATGTCCCTTATAAAGGAGTGGCGCTTACGAGGCAAAATGTATTCAAGCGCGATAACTTCTCCTGCCAGTATTGCGGTACCGACCGGGAGCTCACACTGGATCATGTTACACCCAGGTCTAAAGGGGGAAGATCAGCCTGGAATAACCTCGTAACTGCTTGTAAAAGATGTAATGCACGTAAAGGAGATAATACACCAGATGAAGCAGGGATTAAATTACGCATAAAGCCCTTCCGGCCTACCTATGTGATGTTTCTCAGGGACTTTTCGGGCTTCCATTGTGACGAGTGGAAGCCTTATCTGAACGGGAAGAGGAGTTTTGTTTGAAAGGGTTCCTGAAAAAGGTATCATTTATTACTAGCCATTAACCCGATTACTTACCGGGTCTTATACTTCAAATAAGTGTGGATTAAAATACGAAAAAAGATACTCTACAGGCTTGCTAGTTAAACTCGGCCGTTGCTGCGAAATCTCAAATTATTTACTCTATATCGCAAGGCAATTTTTATTTGTTGCAAAAGAGATTGGCAAGTATTTGGGAAACGGTTTTGGCAAGGCAGTTAAAGGAACCGGAAAAGATTTGACCCTGGTGAAAAAGGAAATTAACAGTACTACCTCTGTTTGTGTGAGTATGTCCTGACTAATAAAGGTCTGGGTTTGGTTCCGATCCTGCAAAGCCTTTACAATTGGGGTAAAGCTTATGCAGATGGCAGGAAAATATTCATTGGTTCAGATACTTAATTATCGGGAAGTGTAGCTTTTCAGTTGGGTACCGGCCCAATCCTCAAAAAGATAATGTAAAAGTAGTAAACTTTTCAGGATCTGATTCCACAGTAAGTGTGCCATTGTGTAGCTGCATGATCTGTCTGGAGAGGCTTAGGCCAATTCCTGATCCTCTTTTCTTTGTAGAATAGAAGGGAATGAATATCTGATCAAGGGCTTCCATAATTATTCCCTGTCCGTTGTCAGTAACGGTGATTTTAGTGCCACCTTCCATATTAGTGTGTGTGTTAAGTTCAATACACGGGTTTTCTGTTTCCTCAACGGCTTCAATAGCATTTTTCAATAAATTGATCAGTACCTGCTCGATCAGCTCTTCGTCTATATTGAGTTCTAATTCTGGATGACTCATTTCGCAGGAGAAGTCTATTTTGGCGCGTCGCAGCTCCACCTTCATGAGTTGAGAAACGTGCTCCAGGAGGTGAGCTATCTTGACAGGCCTTATTTTGGGAAGCGGTATAGATGTGTAATCCCTGTATGCATCAATAAACCGGATAAGCCCCTGGCTTCTGCTTTCAATAGTTCCCAAGCCATCTTGCAAGTCTTCCACTGCCTCCTCGTTTAGCTCATACTTTCCGTTGACCTCATCCAGATCTTCAATGAGTATGTCTTTCATAGTTGAAGTCAGTGAGGCAATGGGAGTGATAGAATTCATAATTTCATGGCGAAGTACCTTAGTCAGGTTTTGCCAGGCTTCTAACTCTTTCTTTTGGAGTTCTGGCTGAATGTTCTGCAAAGCAACAAGCTTGAGTTTCTTGGCTCTCAGGATAAGCTCTGTGGCATGTATTGCCAATTGGATGTCACCCTCAATCCTGAAGAGTGTACTTTTGCCTGGTGGCAGATCAAACAGTGCTTTGTAGAGCCTTGACTGCTTTTCTATCAGCTCGTCTATATTACGAAGCCTGTCGACTTTCAGGAATTTTTTTGCGGTGGCATTCATGAGGCCAACATTACCTTCATCATCAAAAGACATCAGGCCTGTACTCACATGCTCAACGATGGTATTAAGGTACTGCAGATGCTCTTCTTTTTCCGCACGGGCCTTTCTAAATGCCTCGAGTACTTCATTAAAAGCAAGGTTAAGGTCTTTGAAGCTTTGCCCTAATTTATTATCAGCAGAGAAGCCTGATACAAAATCGGAATATTTAACTGACTCGAGAAACCTGGTAAGCTTCCTGTTGGTCCTGGATATGAAACGGTACAGCTCAAATAGCTCAATAAGGATCACGATGACCAGCAGGCCCGTGGTAATTATCATTTTTTCATATTGAGCAGAGTACGCAAACAACGACATGGTGATACCGATAAGGACCACCCTGAACGCTACACGAAGCCGGAAATCTTTAAAGCCCATATTTCTCTAGTCTGCGATACAATGATGAGCGCGTAAGCCCAAGCTCTGACGCTGCCTGTGTAATATTACCATTGTATTTCTTAAGCACCTTGCGGATCAGTATTTTTTCTACATCTTCTAGCTTAAATTGGTCCAGCATGACGTTGTCACCTTCCGCAGTAGCGTGGGGTTGGGCATTCAGGTTGAAGTCTTCGGGCTGAAGCACCAGTGAGTTGCTCATAATTACGGCCCGTTCTATGGCATGCTGGATCTCCCTGATATTGCCCGGCCAGCTATGTTTTTGCATTCTGCTAATGGCTGCATCACTGATCTTACTCACTGGTTTGTTGTATTTTTTGCTGTAATGCTCAAGGAAGTGATTGGCTAGTAAAGGTATATCCTCCAGTCTGTCTCTGAGTGGTGGAAGTTCGATCTCAATGGTATTGATCCTGTAAAGCAAATCCTGTCTGAACTTATTCTCCTTGACCATGTCGTATAACGGCATGTTGGTGGCACATACCAGGCGAATATCAATATTGGTTTCTTTGTTGGACCCTACGCGGCTCACCTTCCTGTTTTGGAGTACTGTGAGTAACTTGGCCTGCAGGGGCATGGATAAGTTGCCAATTTCATCAAGAAAGAGCGTTCCCCCGTTTGCAACCTCGAAGCGGCCGGACCTGTCTTCCTTGGCATCTGTAAATGCACCTTTTTTATGACCAAACAGTTCGCTTTCAAAGAGTGTTTCACTTACGGACCCAAGGTCTACATTGACAAATACCTGATCCTTTCTGCCAGAATTTTTATGAATTGCCCTGGCTACCAACTCTTTCCCCGTGCCATTCTCACCCAGGATCAGCACATTGGCATCTGTGGCAGCTACCCTGTCTATGGTTTCAAATACTTTGTGTATTGCAGCGCTTTGGCCTATAATATCATGGTACTTATTGTTGATCTGCCGGTTGATTTCTTTTTGCCTTGTTTTGAGATCTTCTACCTCGAGCCGCGTTTCTCTTAATCTCATGGCAGAGAACAGTGTGGCAAGCAGCTTTTCATTTTCCCATGGCTTGAGCACAAAATCAGTGGCTCCGGCTTTAATAGCTTTAACAGCCATTTGCACATCGCCATAGGCAGTGATGAGTACCACCACCGCCGAAGGATCAGTTTCCAGTATTTTTTCCAGCCAGTAATAGCCCTCCTTACCACTGCTCACATCTTTCGTGAAGTTCATGTCGAGCAGGATTACGTCATAGTTTTCGTTATTGAGCAGAGTAGGTATCGCTTCCGGGTTCTTTTCCAGATCTACTTGCTGAAAATGTCTTTTTAGAAAAATTTTGGCTGCTTTTAAAAGATCTTCATTGTCGTCTACTATCAGTATTTTTCCTGTTTTGCTGTTCTTTTCTACCATGTGTATTTATTTATGAGCTTAACCGTCTCAGTATCAGACAAAGTTGATACCGTTTATGGTGCTGAAAAGTATAATTCGTTGTAATCAGTGTAATCCGTTTTATTTGGAGGGTTTATGTTAAATAAAAAAAATCAACCTTCCTAAACAGTGATGTTAAAAAATGTTCGGTGGCGGACGGTCACGTTCATGAATGAACGTTGGCGGACTGCTAAAAACAAGCTGAGGCCCTTTTACACTCCTGATATTGATTTGGCACACTTGTTGGCAAAAGCTATTTCGAATTGAAGAAACCGATGTTAACTGATACTCCGAATGGATAGAAAAATTAAAAAGAAGACCTGGACTTTTAAGCGCATTGCAACCATACTTGGTGCAGTAGCCGTGGTAGGATTTATGGCATACCTGCTATTTTTTGCCGATAGAAGGTCCCGCCTGAATGTGGAAAAGGAAAAATTAACCATTGCTAATGTTAAGCGAGGTGTCTTTCTTGAGTTTATACCGCAGACAGGTACTGTAGAGCCAAGTGTCACTTTTTACCTGGATGCCATTGAAGGTGGAACCATCAAGAAGGTCCATGCCGAAAGCGGTGCCATGCTGAATAAAGGTGATTTAATTGTTGAACTTTCGAACCTCAACAGGGAGTTAAGTGTGTTAACACAGGAGGCGAGTCTGAATGAAAGTATAAACAGACTCAGACAGACAAGGCTGCAACTGGAGCAAAATGACCTTCAGCAACAGCAAACGCTGGCTTTAATCGATAATCAAATTGAGAAACTTGAGCCGCAGTACAAGAGGCAAAAGATGCTGTTTGAAAAAAAGCTTATCTCCAAGCAAGAGTTTGAGCAGACTCAGGCAGACTATGAATATAACCTCAAAAGAAGGGAAATCACCTATGCCAGCTACAGAAATGACTCGATTTCCAGGATTAGACAGCTTGGTCAGCTCAATACTTCCGAAAGAAGAATGACACAGAGCCTTGAAGGCGTAGGCCAGATATTGGACAACCTGATTATCAAATCACCTATCGAAGGTCAGTTATCTACACAGCCATTATTTGAAGGTCAGGCTGTTAATCCGGGCCAAAGACTAGGTCAGGTGGATAAAGTGGGAAGCTACAAAGTAAGAGTACCTATAGACGAGCTCTATCTGCCTAGAATCTCAACAGGACTTAGCGCAACTACAACCTTTGCCGGCAAGGATTATCGCTTGAAAATAACGTATATTTATCCTACGATTACCAATGGCAGGTTTGAAGTAGACATGGAGTTTGACGGTGAAGCGCCTGAGGGGATAAAAAAGGGGACAATCCCTGAGATTGAGAATCGAACTCGGTCAGTCTTCTGAAGAATTGCTGCTACCTGTAGGTGGTTTCTATAAGGATACGGGAGGTAACTGGGTATTTGTGGTCAGTGAAGATGGCACTAAAGCAGAGAAGCGAAATATCCGGTTGGGAAGGAAAAACACCGAACACTTCGAAGTACTGGAAGGCCTGGAGCCCGGCGATCGCGTGATTACCTCCAGCTACGACAATTTCGGAGACAACGAAGTACTTGTATTGCAATAAAAATAAAAGGTCAAAACCGACCTGTGTCGGTAAATCATTAAAAACACTAATACCATGATAAAAATCAAAAATCTACAAAAGGTTTATACTACAGATGAGGTAGAAACAACCGCTCTGAATAGTATAAACATTGAAATCAAAGAAGGAGAGTTCGTAGCCATTATGGGCCCTTCCGGATGTGGAAAGTCTACGCTGCTAAACATCCTGGGACTGTTGGACAATCCTTCTGATGGTGAATACTACTTCGGAGAGCACGAGGTGTCGCACTACTCTGAGCGTCAGCGTGCGCAACTTCGCAAAGGCTCAATTGGTTTCGTGTTCCAAAGCTTCAACCTTATTGATGAGTTGACTGTATTTGAAAACGTGGAGCTCCCTTTACTGTACCTGAAAGTTCCTTCAGCAGAAAGAAAACAAAGAGTAGAAGAAGTGTTGGAACGAATGAATATCATGCACAGAAGAAACCACTTTCCTCAGCAACTCTCAGGAGGGCAGCAACAGAGGGTGGCAATAGCCCGTGCTATTGTAGCCAAGCCGAAAGTAATCCTTGCTGATGAGCCTACAGGTAACCTTGACTCTGCCAATGGAGAGGAAGTAATGAAGCTTTTGGCCGAATTGAATGAAGAAGGAACAACTATCATCATGGTAACTCACTCTCCTTATGATGCCAATTACGCCCACAGGATCATTAACCTGTTTGACGGTAAGGTGGTAACGGAGAATATCAAGGAGCAATTCCATATTTAAGTTCTTAACACCAAGGTCAAAACTCAAAATAAAAACACCCCCGAATGAAATCCGGGGGTGTTTTTTATTTAACTAAAAACTCAGTTTAATGCGAAGTAGGGGATCAGGTAGAAAATCAGTGGAACAACTGGTTCTGCAAATAAACTCGCAATGTGAAACTTATTACTACAAACCAGTAAGCCTTCCCGGAAATTCTGCCTGGCCCTTAATTGGCAGGTATAAAATAAGGACTCATATTAACTTTTGCATTTCCTCTTGCACCATAATAATTAGTGTAACTTCTGTTCTTTTCAATGGTGTAGAAAGAGTCAACATAGTCGTCGTCATTGGTCCAGAAGCTGGCAGGCAGAGCATCAACTATGGCGGCACCTATGACTCCCAAAGCAGTAATCCAGGTGTGGCCACTCAACGTTCCTGCTAATGCAGTAAGCTCTTTAACAAGCATGGACACCATATCCTGGTAGTTGTGGTTATCATCTTTTTCAAAAAGCTGAATGTTAGCGGCCTGATATGCGTAATCATCCCAGAAAAGCATCACCTGGTTAGGGTAGTAATCCTTATCCTCCTTGTCCAGATAATACATAGGTATCACGGCCACTTCTGCCTGATTGCTGCTGTTTCTTATTCCTGAAGTTACTGCATATACTTCGGCAGAACCACTTATCCAGGGTTCTTCATCATCATTAAGCCTGATTTTGTCCAGCTTTGTTGTTTCCAGTCCGGCTGCGGCAGCTCTTCCTTTAGTATTAGAAGAGATCATCTTCTTCTGGAAACCCGCCTGCTGCAATTGTTTGTTGATGTAGCTCACCTCAACTTTAAAGGCCTCAAAACCATGATTGTCCACTACAATTACAGGAACATCCGGCTCTGCGTTAGGATCGAGATAAACTACTTTTTTGTCAAGCGTATAGGCCTTTACTTTTGTCCAGTCATCCTCTTTGCCTGCAGGAGGGTAAGCCACCAGTACATCTTGCCTGTTTACGGAATTCGTGCCAGCAGGCTTGTAAAGCCATACTTCGGGGATCTCCACTACCTCAGGGGCTTCATTGGTTTTTAACTGGTCATCATAAAACTGGGCTGAGGCCTTTAGGTTTGAGAAGGTTGAACCCTCTTTTGAATCTGCATCGATCCTTGTGAGTACTTCTGCCAATTTAATACCCACGGTTTGCTGTTCGAGTATGGCAGTAAAATTGTCAAAAGATTCACCTTCGCTTAACAGGTCAGCAATGTTTTGCGCCACGGCGTCGAGTGATGGGTTCTGGTCCTGGTTTACAGGATCTGGCGTTACCTCATTTTCCTCACACGCCGTGAATACAATCAAGTAAAGTCCAATAGATAACACTGATAAAATTTTTTTCATCATAATTTTAGGTTAGGTTAAAAATGTTTAAGGGTAAGCGGCGAAGAAAGGTTAATTTGTTATGCATTCATAACAAAAAACACCTGGAATCTTACCTGTGTAATGGAAATTAACAGGTGAGCTGATTGGGCTCCACAAATATGGGCTATATACCAAGGCGTTTGTTGAAGAATACTACCCCTGAAAACAGGGATATTTCTTTCTAACCAAAGCTGTTATACCAGAAAACAACGTATTATCATTTCTAACTCCTATAAAATCTTGGCATACTAAAACCAATTTAGTAAGTTCACGACTCTTTTAATCAACCTATGCTAAAGAAATTCCCACATTATCGACAGCTTGATGCCATGGACTGTGGTCCTACCTGCTTAAGGATAATTGCCAAGCATTATGGCAAAAGTTATTCTTTACAGACACTACGGGATAAAAGCTACATCACCAGGGAGGGGGTTTCTCTTTTGGGCATTAGTGATGCGGCTGAATCTATTGGCTTCCGCACACTGGCTGCAAAAATCCCTTTTGATAAATTAAAGGAAGAGGCTCCGACGCCTTTTATAGCCCACTGGCGGCAGCAACACTTTATAGTGGTTTATGGATTTAAGAAAAACCATGTGCTGGTGTCTGATCCTGCGCATGGGTTGGTAAAGCTTACAAAAAAGGAATTTCTCGACGGCTGGCTTAGTGATACAGATAAAGGCCAGGAAATTGGGGTGGTGCTTCTTCTTGAACCTGCTCCTGATTTTTACACTACTGAGGATGAAAAGGTAAATAAATCAGGATTTCAGTTTCTTTTCAAGTATTTAAGACCTTACAGGAAGTTCATTACCCAGCTTTTTATAGGTATGCTGGTGGGAAGTATCCTGCAGTTGATCTTTCCGTTTTTGACCCAGTCTATCGTTGATATAGGTATACAGAATCAGGACCTGAATTTTGTTACACTTATACTGATAGCCCAGTTGATGTTGTTTTTTAGTCGAACAGCGGTGGAGTTTATAAGGGGGTGGATATTGCTACACCTGGGTACCCGCATTAATATTTCGATCCTGTCGGATTTTCTGATCAAGTTAATGAGGCTGCCTGTTTCGTTTTTCGATACCAAAATGATTGGCGATTTACTACAAAGGATAGGCGATCATAGCAGAATCGAATCTTTTCTTACATCTTCAACTCTAAATATCCTTTTCTCATTTATAAATCTTATCATTTTTGGCGTGGTGCTGGCCATTTATGATTTAAAGATATTCACCATATTTTTTATAGGTAGTGCTATATACATGGCGTGGATCATGATTTTTATGAAGAAAAGGCGTGATCTGGACTATAAGCGCTTTGACCAGATGTCAAGTAATCAAAGCAACCTGATCCAGTTGATTACGGGCATGCAGGAAATTAAACTTCATAATAGTGAAAAGCAGAAACGCTGGGAATGGGAGAGGATACAGGCAAAGCTATTCAAGGTAAGCATCAGTGGACTTGCCCTTAATCAGTACCAGGAGGCGGGTTCTTCATTTATCAATGAGCTTAAGAATATTGTTATAACCTTTCTGGCGGCAAAAGCCGTGATCGACGGGGACATTACCCTGGGTATGATGCTGGCCATTCAGTATATTATTGGACAATTAAATGCTCCAATTAATCAATTGGTTGGCTTTATCCATACGGCACAGGATGCTAAGATCAGCCTGGAACGACTGGGGGAAATTCATGGAAGAGAGGATGAAGAAAATATTAATGAAGAAAAGATCACTATATTCCCTGAGGATAAGTCACTGAAACTGGAGCATGTAACTTTTCAATATGAGGGTCCACATTCGGAGTACGCCTTAAAAGATATTAGCCTTGAGATTCCGGAGGGTAAGGTAACTGCCATAGTTGGGGCCAGCGGGAGTGGAAAAACCACGCTGGTGAAGCTTTTGCTTAAATTTTACGAACCTACACAGGGGGAGATCAGGCTGGGTGATATTAATCTAAACAATTATAGCAACAGGCTGTGGCGCGATAAGTGTGGTGCTGTGTTGCAGGATGGTTTTATTTTTTCTGATACTATCGCTAAAAATATTTCTATTAAGGACGACTATATCAATAAAGAAAAGCTGCTGTACGCCGTTAAGGTGGCTAATATACAGGAGTTTATAGAGTCACTTCCCCTGGGTTATAACACCAAGATAGGGAATGACGGTCATGGTCTGAGTCAGGGACAAAAACAAAGAATATTGATAGCCAGATCAGTCTACAAAAGTCCTGAGTATATCTTCTTTGACGAAGCTACCAACGCTCTGGATGCCAACAATGAAAAGGTAATAATGGAGAACCTTGATCGCTTTTTTGTAGGCAGAACCGTAATAGTAGTAGCTCACAGGCTAAGTACTGTAAAGAACGCGGATCAAATTATAGTGTTGGATAAGGGACATATTACAGAAATTGGTACACATACAGAGCTGACTAAAAAGAGGGGAGATTATTACCGTCTGGTAAAAAATCAGCTTGAATTGGGTAATTAGCCTTCTTTAGCATCTCGTCAAAATGTTATCTGTCTGGTTTTCATGCACATGTATGTTATAAGACCAGTTTGAAACCTCCGGGCCAATTGCTTGAATTTTTCTTTTTTAATTTTAAAGGAATTGAAATAATTAGATTAATTAAATCCTTTTACCATGAAAAAGAAGAAATTAAAAATTGAGGAGTTAAAAGTACAGAGCTTTGTCACTCAGGACCTGGATGATAGCGC
This region of Fulvivirga ulvae genomic DNA includes:
- a CDS encoding HlyD family secretion protein, with product MDRKIKKKTWTFKRIATILGAVAVVGFMAYLLFFADRRSRLNVEKEKLTIANVKRGVFLEFIPQTGTVEPSVTFYLDAIEGGTIKKVHAESGAMLNKGDLIVELSNLNRELSVLTQEASLNESINRLRQTRLQLEQNDLQQQQTLALIDNQIEKLEPQYKRQKMLFEKKLISKQEFEQTQADYEYNLKRREITYASYRNDSISRIRQLGQLNTSERRMTQSLEGVGQILDNLIIKSPIEGQLSTQPLFEGQAVNPGQRLGQVDKVGSYKVRVPIDELYLPRISTGLSATTTFAGKDYRLKITYIYPTITNGRFEVDMEFDGEAPEGIKKGTIPEIENRTRSVF
- a CDS encoding ABC transporter ATP-binding protein, with the protein product MIKIKNLQKVYTTDEVETTALNSINIEIKEGEFVAIMGPSGCGKSTLLNILGLLDNPSDGEYYFGEHEVSHYSERQRAQLRKGSIGFVFQSFNLIDELTVFENVELPLLYLKVPSAERKQRVEEVLERMNIMHRRNHFPQQLSGGQQQRVAIARAIVAKPKVILADEPTGNLDSANGEEVMKLLAELNEEGTTIIMVTHSPYDANYAHRIINLFDGKVVTENIKEQFHI
- a CDS encoding DUF3103 family protein — its product is MMKKILSVLSIGLYLIVFTACEENEVTPDPVNQDQNPSLDAVAQNIADLLSEGESFDNFTAILEQQTVGIKLAEVLTRIDADSKEGSTFSNLKASAQFYDDQLKTNEAPEVVEIPEVWLYKPAGTNSVNRQDVLVAYPPAGKEDDWTKVKAYTLDKKVVYLDPNAEPDVPVIVVDNHGFEAFKVEVSYINKQLQQAGFQKKMISSNTKGRAAAAGLETTKLDKIRLNDDEEPWISGSAEVYAVTSGIRNSSNQAEVAVIPMYYLDKEDKDYYPNQVMLFWDDYAYQAANIQLFEKDDNHNYQDMVSMLVKELTALAGTLSGHTWITALGVIGAAIVDALPASFWTNDDDYVDSFYTIEKNRSYTNYYGARGNAKVNMSPYFIPAN
- a CDS encoding peptidase domain-containing ABC transporter; translation: MLKKFPHYRQLDAMDCGPTCLRIIAKHYGKSYSLQTLRDKSYITREGVSLLGISDAAESIGFRTLAAKIPFDKLKEEAPTPFIAHWRQQHFIVVYGFKKNHVLVSDPAHGLVKLTKKEFLDGWLSDTDKGQEIGVVLLLEPAPDFYTTEDEKVNKSGFQFLFKYLRPYRKFITQLFIGMLVGSILQLIFPFLTQSIVDIGIQNQDLNFVTLILIAQLMLFFSRTAVEFIRGWILLHLGTRINISILSDFLIKLMRLPVSFFDTKMIGDLLQRIGDHSRIESFLTSSTLNILFSFINLIIFGVVLAIYDLKIFTIFFIGSAIYMAWIMIFMKKRRDLDYKRFDQMSSNQSNLIQLITGMQEIKLHNSEKQKRWEWERIQAKLFKVSISGLALNQYQEAGSSFINELKNIVITFLAAKAVIDGDITLGMMLAIQYIIGQLNAPINQLVGFIHTAQDAKISLERLGEIHGREDEENINEEKITIFPEDKSLKLEHVTFQYEGPHSEYALKDISLEIPEGKVTAIVGASGSGKTTLVKLLLKFYEPTQGEIRLGDINLNNYSNRLWRDKCGAVLQDGFIFSDTIAKNISIKDDYINKEKLLYAVKVANIQEFIESLPLGYNTKIGNDGHGLSQGQKQRILIARSVYKSPEYIFFDEATNALDANNEKVIMENLDRFFVGRTVIVVAHRLSTVKNADQIIVLDKGHITEIGTHTELTKKRGDYYRLVKNQLELGN